In Erigeron canadensis isolate Cc75 chromosome 1, C_canadensis_v1, whole genome shotgun sequence, a single window of DNA contains:
- the LOC122586135 gene encoding pathogen-related protein-like, which yields MDQYKGSDVDKYRCFMSGEGEKNTIWMEGAPPNYDAVNKLFEEGKTKIWPPGSLGEQVQNLVKTWEMELVHKPNGKDMKSTDAEKLFESIFINGRKAEGGAYNMFLQTSLPEKVRVYDPTKESSESAHKIFVDTFPKGFAMEVLEVYSGPPVIAYKFRHWGYMEGSFKGHLPTKEIAEMIGVSIFKLNEEFKIVSAEFFYDRGELLAGLIKNGSTTIPGDTNTDLSSSKCPFS from the exons ATGGATCAATACAAAGGCTCAGATGTAGACAAGTACAGATGTTTCATGAGTGGAGAAGGTGAAAAGAACACCATATGGATGGAGGGTGCACCCCCTAACTATGATGCAGTCAACAAACTCTTTGAAGAAGGGAAAACCAAG ATATGGCCTCCGGGTTCATTGGGAGAGCAAGTTCAGAATCTTGTGAAAACGTGGGAAATGGAGCTAGTCCACAAACCAAATGGCAAAGATATGAAAAGTACTGATGCTGAAAAATTATTTGAGAGTATTTTTATTAATG GCAGAAAAGCAGAAGGTGGGGCTTACAATATGTTTCTTCAAACATCATTACCAGAGAAGGTACGAGTATATGATCCTACAAAGGAAAGTTCTGAATCGGCTCATAAAATCTTCGTTGATACTTTTCCAAAGGGTTTTGCAATGGAGGTTCTTGAGGTTTACTCTGGTCCTCCAGTGATTGCTTATAAGTTTAGGCATTGGGGTTACATGGAAGGTTCATTTAAGGGCCACTTACCTACCAAAGAAATTGCAGAAATGATCGGTGTCTCCATATTTAAG TTGAATGAAGAGTTCAAGATCGTGTCGGCGGAGTTCTTCTATGACAGGGGAGAGCTGCTTGCAGGTTTGATCAAGAATGGGAGTACTACCATCCCCGGTGATACTAACACTGATTTGAGCTCATCAAAGTGCCCCTTTTCTTGA
- the LOC122589650 gene encoding putative UPF0481 protein At3g02645 has product MDTESLSSLIDSYSFSDHKVDEVKWLESMKIFFENNNHSNNNNQIQKPHISIFSVPKVLLATHPQSYIPQQVALGPLHHWRPEVYEMQTYKLERALKTQTLMNARFDRIVDTMKKNDEKRIRGCYHRFLNISDDALMWMLIVDVAFLLDFLRSYYNNTEQGISRRRVWLMEVSRKKLSHIVILRDLVMVENQIPLFLVKEMLDHQSDINDADETLKLMLTRVYNEISPFKLFGKFPNVEIEDCDHLLDYMYRMTVHDYIIKTEHDQEMMNHNDETGQTTSGVEYDSKTNGNVPPRGDLENAVDETVNCLSHFKSKRIRAVGKITGMFKKQVKNVAGSLGDDKKSRHEGPLVDEITIPSVTKMIQAGFTISPVDGSISAINFCDKTCTLYLPKIELDENTEVYLRNLVAYEACVASDYPLVLARYTELMNGIIDTKEDAKYLCENKIIVSRLKSDKEVADLWNGMNKSVKLTNVPKIDTVIRNVNDKYRKNFRVKIKNFLRKHVYKAWRCLTLMAALFMLILTLIQAFCSVYTCNRVVYQVSNTMPSPGG; this is encoded by the coding sequence ATGGACACCGAATCGCTCTCCAGCCTCATCGATTCTTACTCTTTCAGCGATCACAAGGTTGATGAGGTAAAATGGCTTGAAAGCATGAAAATCTTCTTTGAAAACAATAAccatagtaataataataatcagatCCAAAAACCCCACATTTCAATCTTTAGTGTCCCGAAAGTCCTCTTAGCCACCCATCCACAATCCTATATTCCCCAGCAAGTAGCATTAGGCCCCTTGCATCATTGGCGTCCCGAAGTGTACGAAATGCAAACCTACAAACTCGAACGGGCACTCAAAACCCAGACGCTTATGAACGCACGTTTTGATCGTATCGTCGATACGATGAAGAAAAACGATGAAAAGAGAATCCGTGGGTGCTATCATAGGTTCTTGAATATTTCTGACGACGCCCTCATGTGGATGTTGATTGTCGACGTCGCGTTTTTACTTGACTTCCTTCGGTCGTACTACAATAATACGGAACAAGGAATAAGTCGCCGCCGAGTGTGGTTGATGGAGGTGTCTAGGAAGAAACTTTCACATATAGTGATTCTTCGAGATTTGGTGATGGTTGAGAATCAGATCCCGTTGTTCTTGGTCAAGGAGATGTTGGATCATCAATCTGATATTAACGACGCCGATGAAACACTGAAGTTGATGCTGACAAGGGTGTACAATGAGATTTCTCCCTTTAAATTATTTGGAAAGTTTCCAAATGTTGAAATTGAAGATTGTGATCACCTACTTGATTACATGTACCGCATGACGGTACACGACTACATCATCAAAACCGAACATGATCAAGAGATGATGAACCATAATGATGAAACCGGCCAAACTACTAGCGGCGTGGAATACGATTCCAAAACCAATGGAAATGTGCCGCCACGTGGTGATCTTGAAAATGCTGTAGACGAAACCGTGAATTGTCTCTCCCATTTTAAGTCAAAACGTATACGAGCTGTCGGGAAAATAACAGGTATGTTTAAAAAACAGGTTAAGAACGTGGCAGGCAGTTTGGGAGACGATAAGAAGAGCCGGCACGAGGGGCCATTGGTCGATGAAATCACGATCCCATCGGTCACGAAAATGATCCAAGCAGGGTTCACGATTTCACCGGTGGATGGAAGTATATCAGCAATTAATTTTTGTGACAAAACATGTACACTTTACCTACCAAAAATCGAATTGGACGAGAACACAGAGGTTTATTTGAGAAACTTGGTAGCATATGAAGCTTGTGTTGCATCAGACTACCCATTGGTGCTGGCTCGTTACACCGAGTTAATGAATGGGATTATCGACACAAAAGAAGACGCCAAGTATCTGTGTGAAAACAAAATAATTGTCAGTCGTTTAAAGAGCGATAAAGAGGTCGCGGATCTATGGAACGGGATGAACAAGTCGGTGAAATTGACAAATGTGCCCAAAATCGATACCGTGATTAGGAATGTGAACGATAAATATCGAAAGAATTTCAGGGTGAAAATAAAGAATTTCTTGAGGAAACATGTATATAAAGCATGGAGGTGTTTAACATTGATGGCTGCTTTGTTTATGCTCATACTAACACTAATCCAAGCTTTCTGCTCTGTCTATACATGTAATCGTGTTGTGTACCAGGTCTCAAATACAATGCCATCTCCAGGGGGTTAA